GTCATGGGCAACCCCTACGCAGGACCTTGAGACACACAAATAGCTGCCGTTTGAATTTTCAGGGATGTCTGGACTACAGCGCGCACGTCTCACCGGACGCTGTAGCACTTTGAATTGCTGCACGTTTTATCCTCAAATCGACTAGGATTCGAGGATACTTGCAGTAGCCGCACGCCTCCCGGGAAGTCTCCGCTCCTTTGGCTGGCCGTCCTTATACGGGATAGTCTATCAAGTTAGTATTTTATGACAAAGGGGCCGATCATCAAGCTTTTTGTTCGGCCGCTCGTTTCAGCAGGGCGCCGCCGAATACCGCAGCGCGCTCTTTCCGATTGAAATCAAATGACGATTGCGCCTCGCCAGCGGCACACCAAAACGGCTTCACCCCTGGCGCGATCATAACGCCCTCTGCTGCAATCCAATCGATATTTGGCGGATGAAACGAAACGGTTCATGCTTCATACTATGAAAGAGGATCGATGCGGGCGAAGCAAAGAAAGTTCAATATCCATAAATTCTATAGAACAGGCTTTCTTACCCGGTGTAAGGTGATCGTTCAGTGATACGGTCCAACGTCGGGCGGGTCGCGGGAGATGCGGCTTCCGCCGGCAGCGGAGTTCTTGGAGTCGATTGCGACGGTCCTGGATGGAGCGATCCAAGCTTGTCGCGATCCATGGAGGATCGATATGGGAACCATCTCGCAGTTCGCCGACAAGACCAGGCCGCCCGCGCAGCGCATCGAGAGCGAAGAGGAAGCCCTGTCGGTTGCGAGAGAACTGGCAAGCCGGTTTGCGGACCGTGCGAGCGAACGCGACCTGGAGCGCGTTCTTCCCTATGAGGAACTCGATCAGCTCGCGCAATCCGGCCTGCTGGCGATCAGCGTTCCATCCGACTATGACGGGATCGATGTTTCGAACGCCGTGCTTGCCGAGGTCGCTGCGATCCTCTCGGAGGCCGACAGCTCGATTGGCCAGATTCCCCAGAACCACTTCTATGTGCTGGAGGCGCTCCGTCACGACGGGACGGAGGAGCAGAAGAAGTTCTTTTTCGGCCGTGCGCTTGCCGGCGACCGGTTCGGCAATGCGCTTGCCGAAACCGGGACGAAGACCGGCGGCCATTACAACACGCGGCTTAGCGAAGATGGCGCCGGCTATCGCATAAATGGCCGCAAATATTATTCGACCGGTGTTCTTTTTGCCGATTGGATCGCGGTGTTCGCGCTCGATCCGGCCGACCAGCTCACCATGTCTTTCGTCCCGCGCGGCACCGACGGTGTCCAGATCATCGACGACTGGGACAGTTTCGGGCAGCGCGTCACCGGCAGCGGCACGACCGTCTTGCAGAACGTCTACGTGAATACCGGATCGGTCGTCAGGCATCATCGCGGCTTCGAACGCCCCGGCACCATCGGTTCCGTCGGCCAGATCATCCATGCCGGCGTTGATCTCGGCATCGCACGCGCCGCCTTCCGGGAAACCGTCGACTACGTCCGCAACAAGGCCCGGCCCTGGGTCGACAGCGGCGCCGAGCGGGCGTCGGAGGATCCGCTGACGATCGCCCGTATCGGCGAGATCGCCATCCGCCTGGAGGCGGCCACGGCGGTCGTCGAACATGCGGGAAAAAAGGTCGACGTCGCCCAAATCGATCCGACCGAGCAACACGCAACCGAAGCGAGCCTCGCCGTTGCCGCTGCCAAGGTCCTGACGACCGAGATTGCGCTTGACGCCAGCAACACACTCTTCGAACTAGCCGGCACTGCGTCGACGAAGGTCGCGCTCAATCTCGACCGCTACTGGCGCAACGCGCGCACCCACACGCTGCACGATCCAGTGCGGTGGAAATATCACGTCGTCGGCAACTACCACCTCAACGACGTCAAGCCGCCGCGAAATGGCTCGCTTTGATTGATTTCGCTCAGTGAGGCCGAGGTTCGCGGACGCGAAACGTACCCGAAGGGGATGGGAATTCCGGAGACAAGGGCGCGGAGATCGGAAAAGGCCTCAGCCGGCTTCGCTGCGAAGCGGCGCCACGGTCTCTTCCTTCTCACCCTCGTCCTTCTCACCGTGGGCGAACTGTTCGAGCGTCATGTTGTCGAGGATTCCCGCCATGGCATCACGCACGACCACCATCGAGCGCCGCACGTGACAGGTTTCCGGGTCCTGACAGTCGTCGCAGGCCTCGAAAGCGGTGCGGCTGGCGCAGCGGATCGGCGCGAGCGGGCCATCGAGGGTACGAATCACCTGGCCGACGCGGATTTCGGCCGCCGGACGCGCCAGCGAATAGCCGCCGCCGGGACCCTTCTTGGAGCGAAGGAAGCCCGCGTTCCTGAGTTCCAGCATGATCGTGTCGAGGAATTTCTTCGGCAAATTGTTTCGCACGGCGATATCGGTGATGAAGGCCGTTTCCCCGGGCTGAAGCTGGGCAAGGTCAACCATTGCCTTCAGACCGTATTTTCCTTTTTTTGTCAGCATGAGACATCACCTTCGGCAAGGATTTTTTGCCGGCGGCCGCCCAGCGGGCGTCGCGCCGCTCACACGTTTACGGGGGCATGTTAGATATAGGTTATATAGATCAGCTGCATTGCGGCGGCAAGAAATCATTCAGTTCGCAGATAGATTTACTGTGAAGCCCGCCATGGTCGTAACACCCTGGCCAGCTCGCAACGACAGAGGCGGCGACGAACGCTCCGGATGGACGGAAACCCGCCCGTAGTGCGCGCCGCAACGGCCTCCGCCCCGTTATTCAGGCGAGGAGAGCTGTTTGGGAAGGTGTGTAACGACCTCCCGTCCGCAACCGCGATGTTTCAGAAGTTTACAGAATTTTACCGCTTTAATGAGAGCCGTGAAGTGCCAGCGCTGACTCTACCTCTTGCAGCCGCACGGACCGAAGGCGCCCAAAAGCAGCGCTGATGGCCGCGGCGGGACCGGCGGTCAGGCGGCCTGAATGGAATCGTCGACGATGACGACCGGCCGGCCCATGGAGCAGGCCTCGACGCGGGCTTCGACGCGATAGACGGATTTCAGCATCTCGGTCGTGATCACATCCGGCGTCGGGCCGCTGGCGACCACCGATCCGTTGCTGATGACGATGGTGGCGTCGCAATAGCGCAGCGCGTGGTTGAGGTCGTGAAGCGCGATCAGCACCGCCATGCCGGATTGCGCCGACAGCCGCTTCATGAAGCCGAGCACCTCGATCTGGCGGAAGAGATCGAGCGCCGATGTCGGCTCGTCCATCAGCAGCACTTCCGGCTTGCGCACCAGCGCCTGCGCGATCGAGACGAGCTGTCGCTGGCCGCCGGAAAGTTCACCGAGGCCGCGGAAGGCCAGATCATCGATCCGGAGCGCCGCAAGCACCCGATCGATTTCCTTGAGTTCGCCGTCCTTGACCTTCCAGCCGGATCCCTGCTTGGCCGAAAGCAGTACCGACTCGTAGACGGTCAGCACAGCATTCGCCCCGGTGTCCTGCGGCATGTAACAGATCGCCGCAGGTCCTTTCACCGTGTCGGAGAGATGGACAAGGCCGGGGCCGGCGGCGAGGCCGGCGATGCGCTTGAAGAGCGTCGATTTACCGGCAGCATTCGGACCGATCACGGCGGTCAGGCCACCACCCCGTAACATGCCCGTATTGATGTCGGACAGCACCACGCGCCGGCCGTATGTCGCGCCGACATCCTCGAGCGTCAGGGCTACCATGACCGTCTCCTGTTGGTGAAAATCAGCACGAAGAAGAAGGGAACACCGACGAGCGCCGTGATGATGCCGATCGGCAGCACCGCGCCGGGGATGAGCATCTTGCTGACGACGGACGTCACCGAAAGCAGAAGCGCACCGCAAAGAACGGAAGCCGGCAGGAAGAAGCGCTGATCCTCGCCGACCAGCATGCGGGCGATATGCGGCCCCACCAGACCGACGAAACCGATGGTGCCGACGAAGGAGACGGGGATTGCCGCGAGCAGGCTGACCGTCAGCATGGTTTCGAGCCGCAGGCGGCGGACATTGATGCCGAAGCTCGCCGCCTTGTCGTCGCCAAGTCTCAGCGCCGTCAGCGCCCAGGCGTGGCGCGCAAAGAGGGGCACGGCGAAGACGAGCACAGCGCCGGTGATCCACACCTTCGGCCAGGTCGCCTTGGTGAGGCTGCCCATTGTCCAGAACACGACGGCGGCGAGCGCCTGCTCGGAGGCCAGATACTCAAGCAGCGACAGCGCCGCGTTGAAGGTGAAGACAAGCGCGATGCCGATGAGCACGATCGTCTCGACGGTCACGCCGCGCATGGTCGAAGCGAAATGGATGAAGAGTGCCGCCACCATCGCCATCAGGAAGGCGTTGATCGGCACCATGTAGTGAACCGCGACGGGAAAGAGCGCGACCCCGGCGACGAGGCCAAGTGCCGCGCCGAAGCCGGCGGCGGCGGAAATGCCGAGCGTAAAGGGGCTCGCCAGCGGGTTGGCGAGGATCGTCTGCATCTGCGCGCCCGCCACCGAGAGCGACGCACCGACAGTGACCGCCATCAGCGCGATCGGCATGCGGATGTCCCAAATCACCACGCGAAGCTGGTCGCCGACGGCCTCCGGGCGGAACAGGGCCGCCAGCACATCAGTGAGCGGATAGTTCGCCGGCCCGAGCGCCATGTCGACCGCCACCGACACGAAGAGCGCCGCGGCGAGGCAGGAAATCAGCATCAACCGGCGTAGCACGAGGGCGCGGTAACGCCCGCGTCCCTCAATGCCGGAGAATTCCCCCACGGCCGCAACCATCATTCACCCCCTTGCGGAAGCGAGACGAAATAGCCCGGGCGATAGGCGACCGGCAGGAATTTCTCGTGGAACTCGCGGAACGTGCGATCCGGATCGATGTCGGCGAAAAGCTCCGGGTGGAACCACTTGGCAAATTGCTGGATCGGCACGAACTCGTAAGGCGCTCCGTAGAACTGGTGCCAGACGGCATGCACCCTGCCCTCTTTCACCGCCGTGAGCGTGGTGAAGCCCGGCCGCCGCATCAGGGCTGCCAACCTTTCCCGTGCTGCCGCCGGATCGGCGCCGCGGCCGACATTGACGAACTGGTTGACGTCGGACTCGGCCGCCCAGTTGCTGCCGGTGATAATCACGTGGTCCGGATCGGCGACGACGAGTTGTTCGGGGTTGAGGTCAACGAAGGTTGTTGCGGCAACATCCGAGCCGATATTGTGGCCACCCGCCTTTTCCACCATCTCGCCGAAGTTTGCGGGCCCGAACGTCCTGCAGCAGGCGGTTTCACCGGTGATGCCCGGCGAGCGTTCGATGAAGACCTTCGGACGCTTAATCGCGCCGACGGCCGCCAGGCGATCGGTCACCAGCGCGATCTGGGCCTGACGCCACGCGATGAACTCCTTCGCGCGTTCCTTCGCGCCAAAAAGCTCGCCGAGAATTTCGACGGATTTTACGCTGTTCTTCGCCGGGTCGACGCGGAAGTCGAGAAAGACGACGGCGATGCCGGCCGCGGCTGCCTTTTCGATGAAGCCGGATTCCTCGACCGCCTGCTGCGCTTCGAGATTCAGCGTCAGTACGTCCGGCTTCAGCGCGATCGCCGCTTCCAGGCTGAAATCGCCGCTCGGGATATAGCCGAACAGCGGCAGGTCCGCGATTGTCGGAAAGCACTCGCGATAGGCCGTGTAGGAATCCGGATCTTTCTTGATGAGATCGTCGCGCCAGCCCACGATCGTGTCGAAGACGCGTTCGCCCTTCAGTGCCGCCGCCACATGAATCTGCCGCGCCTCGCCAAGCAGCACCCGCTTCGCCGGGAGTTCGAGCTCGATACGGCGACCGGTAACGTCGGTGATTTCCGCGGCGAT
The genomic region above belongs to Sinorhizobium mexicanum and contains:
- a CDS encoding FecCD family ABC transporter permease → MMVAAVGEFSGIEGRGRYRALVLRRLMLISCLAAALFVSVAVDMALGPANYPLTDVLAALFRPEAVGDQLRVVIWDIRMPIALMAVTVGASLSVAGAQMQTILANPLASPFTLGISAAAGFGAALGLVAGVALFPVAVHYMVPINAFLMAMVAALFIHFASTMRGVTVETIVLIGIALVFTFNAALSLLEYLASEQALAAVVFWTMGSLTKATWPKVWITGAVLVFAVPLFARHAWALTALRLGDDKAASFGINVRRLRLETMLTVSLLAAIPVSFVGTIGFVGLVGPHIARMLVGEDQRFFLPASVLCGALLLSVTSVVSKMLIPGAVLPIGIITALVGVPFFFVLIFTNRRRSW
- a CDS encoding RrF2 family transcriptional regulator, with translation MLTKKGKYGLKAMVDLAQLQPGETAFITDIAVRNNLPKKFLDTIMLELRNAGFLRSKKGPGGGYSLARPAAEIRVGQVIRTLDGPLAPIRCASRTAFEACDDCQDPETCHVRRSMVVVRDAMAGILDNMTLEQFAHGEKDEGEKEETVAPLRSEAG
- a CDS encoding ABC transporter ATP-binding protein — translated: MVALTLEDVGATYGRRVVLSDINTGMLRGGGLTAVIGPNAAGKSTLFKRIAGLAAGPGLVHLSDTVKGPAAICYMPQDTGANAVLTVYESVLLSAKQGSGWKVKDGELKEIDRVLAALRIDDLAFRGLGELSGGQRQLVSIAQALVRKPEVLLMDEPTSALDLFRQIEVLGFMKRLSAQSGMAVLIALHDLNHALRYCDATIVISNGSVVASGPTPDVITTEMLKSVYRVEARVEACSMGRPVVIVDDSIQAA
- a CDS encoding SfnB family sulfur acquisition oxidoreductase — protein: MGTISQFADKTRPPAQRIESEEEALSVARELASRFADRASERDLERVLPYEELDQLAQSGLLAISVPSDYDGIDVSNAVLAEVAAILSEADSSIGQIPQNHFYVLEALRHDGTEEQKKFFFGRALAGDRFGNALAETGTKTGGHYNTRLSEDGAGYRINGRKYYSTGVLFADWIAVFALDPADQLTMSFVPRGTDGVQIIDDWDSFGQRVTGSGTTVLQNVYVNTGSVVRHHRGFERPGTIGSVGQIIHAGVDLGIARAAFRETVDYVRNKARPWVDSGAERASEDPLTIARIGEIAIRLEAATAVVEHAGKKVDVAQIDPTEQHATEASLAVAAAKVLTTEIALDASNTLFELAGTASTKVALNLDRYWRNARTHTLHDPVRWKYHVVGNYHLNDVKPPRNGSL
- a CDS encoding ABC transporter substrate-binding protein, translating into MSLFKKLFPALVAVAVSIAAPAIAAEITDVTGRRIELELPAKRVLLGEARQIHVAAALKGERVFDTIVGWRDDLIKKDPDSYTAYRECFPTIADLPLFGYIPSGDFSLEAAIALKPDVLTLNLEAQQAVEESGFIEKAAAAGIAVVFLDFRVDPAKNSVKSVEILGELFGAKERAKEFIAWRQAQIALVTDRLAAVGAIKRPKVFIERSPGITGETACCRTFGPANFGEMVEKAGGHNIGSDVAATTFVDLNPEQLVVADPDHVIITGSNWAAESDVNQFVNVGRGADPAAARERLAALMRRPGFTTLTAVKEGRVHAVWHQFYGAPYEFVPIQQFAKWFHPELFADIDPDRTFREFHEKFLPVAYRPGYFVSLPQGGE